The Aedes albopictus strain Foshan chromosome 1, AalbF5, whole genome shotgun sequence genomic interval attaagtcggctctatagtcgaatgtagaacctggctaacagaggtaattggttctatatcctcttatagagcgaattattcggctgatatacggccaactttaaaatatcgtaccaagtctctggagcgaaagttgtcaaaagtgagacaaagaaaaaagaaaaaaatgtttatcttctgttcttttctaacttccttcgcttccattgaagttgcttttttgctacttcatccagattctagctgttgtcctccgagttcctgatcaagtccaagtccgttgcctttttcatctgctccaccaatgcaccatgggaatggtgtgatcaaactagtatcaagataatcaaattccattatctatttaacaacaccattccgataaacatgccaacaacaaaaataatcccgtttcgtcaatcccgtccgacatggatgtttaacacttatgtggccggcagggtacccgggtacctttttcaatttcaaatctcgatattttaatggttattgagactaggatgttggaactctgttagatcttagaactcgtgaatatacatctattactggggttgaccaaattttaaagtgaggaggggcagggtgagaggctcctgcatttttttattacgtggaaggccggcagggtacccgggtacccacgaaattgaaatgatcatatctccgtcaatttttcatcgattttggaaatttttagctcattcaattcagaaactcatcatctatcgggaaaatgtttggttagaccgatctaatcaccgtggttttcggaaaatccatatttttgggagcatgtccttataccatattgaaacccacattgttaaggctaggcgAGGGGGGCGACACATCTAAATCGTCCAATAGATGCCGACATAGATGCATCTACTTTTTTAGATCAGTGTGCAACTATCAGATTTTTTTGCACTGCATCCACTTCCAAATCCTGCGAGCGCTGCTTTGATATGGAAGGAGATGTGAATGGATAGAACAGATGTGCGGAGGCCAGTCCAGTAAAAAATGTGAAAAGGGTGTAATTGATTTTTACAAACAAATACGTTAACAACTGCTTCGACTATGTTCACGCAACTGAGTCCAGTAAAATATGgattacatacactcccgttcaaaagtttggggtcaccccctcaaaaacatgtcatttttttaggcccatatctccgccaatttgcgtccgatttcaaaaccctaggtttcattcaaaagataataagtcaaagaaacttggaacatgatttaaaagaaactttttcaaaaaattttgtatgcaaacttaacccaaagttgccaaattttctaaaaaatggatATAAACTTAAGGCagagtcgctggaaattgggtcgaccaaattttaagatgagagcggtaatatgacccattttctattagctttcaactgctttttacagaacttagctaaaaaatctagaaaaaaagttattaagtaaattaatccttgatgtcatcgaccaaaagtttggggtcacccctcaatatgatgtatcggccaaaagtttggggtcactttcgtaaaacatggaaaagtaatttggcgatatcttcgtcatctatagttcaattttaattatttttggctcatttcaaagataattaactaaatttacgtttgatgtcttcaacttaacgtatttaacgatttttgtatataaaaatgttatgtaaagttagcacattttaccacgcttcaaaaaatgaggcaactttacgttaagttttagtatgtaaatttcaacaaatatgtgtggttcaatgtctatgcagtaagtatcattcattttgtttcaaataagccaagaagaattaaaattgaatgaaagatgacaaagatatcaacaaatcacttttccatgttttacgatagtgaccccaaacttttgaccgatacatcatattgagaagtgaccccaaacttttggccgatgacatcaaggattaatttacttaataactttttttctagattttttagctaagttctgtaaaaagcagttgaaagctaatagaaaatgggtcatattaccgctctcatcttaaaatttggtcgacccaatttccagcgacactgccgtaagtttatattcattttttagaaaatttggcaactttgggttaagtttacatacaaaattttttgaaaaagtttctttcaaatcatgttcaaagtttctttgacttattatcttttgaatgaaacctagggttttgaaatcggacgcaaattggcggagatatgggcctaaaaaaatgacatgtttttgagggggtgaccccaaacttttgaacgggagtgtagttaTCTAAGCATTTATTTACCTTGTATTTGAGTTAATTGGCGTAATAATATTGAATTAGACCGAGAAATGTCGTCAAATAAAGCGTGAGTGTGAGctggtacaaaaaaaaaatagttggccTTTTTTCACATAGTATGTCAGAACTAGTCACTTTGTTTTCGTTAGAAAAAAACAAAACCTGAAGTTCCTCTGGGAGAGTGGAGAATACATGCTCCAGCAATTTTACCGCAATTTTTCAGCAGCTCCGTCCGGAAAATACTCCAGCTggtttttctcgaaaaatgtcCAGCGATTTCTTCTGTGGCACCCTCCAACGAGTCCTCCAGCAAATCTTTCTATCAGGCAGTGTAAATAATTCAGGACGACAATGAGTTGTTCGTTTATCAGGACGATTGTCTGAATCTTTTGATGACGGAACTCCAGGATTTGTTCCAGCTGAAGCGACCGTCGGTAAGGGTTAGGAGTCCAAGTAGGAGTCTGTCCTACCGAACCGGAGCAACCACAGAAGCTGGCCAAGGCCGTAGAACACAGCGAAGAGGAAGCCGAACACGCTCAGTTGGATCGCGAGGCGAGCAACATGCGACGATGTGCCCAGTGCTTCCAGCTGACGGAGAGGACACTTCAGTGGGAGATGATGGACTTTTGTAACGACAACTAGAAATGTCTTGGGGTTTATCAGAACTCGGTGCGTGCCAATTGTGCCATGTGTAGCAACGCCGTTTCAGTATCCAGCAGGGGCAAGCTTTGCGTCCGGTTTGGATTCGACAGGGCTTACTTGTTTCAAAATGTGCATGGTGAatctctatatatatatataatcacGAGTGTTATCACTAACAGGAACATCGTGTCGGGAAACTGTAAAGTGATGTAAAGTGAAAAGCCCAACTTTGATATGATCCAAAAGGTGATCGGAAACATGGTCAGGTGTTTGCTGAATTGTCTTACCCTGAGCGAAAGTCCGGCAACGCAACGCTCTCTGGGTGAAGCAGATCCCTTGTGACTACTGCAAGCTGCCAAAAACTCCACAGTATCACTTGATCATGAGCGATGCCAGAGTCTAGACCTTCTATACCTATCAGTGCGTGATATCGTTTTAAAGCCAGTTCACCAAAACTCAGTTGACCGAGGAAAGCCGTAATAAATCCGGTGCCCACAGGACTGCCGAAACTAAAAGTGCTCTTCTAAGAGTAGTTTATAAATTGGTCCTATTGTAAAATTTTACGAAGTGGTACATTTCAAAAAGATAGGTATTTTGTACTGATTGTGTATACATATTGATGACCGCCCTTCCCATCCCATTATAGGTTCTGTTTCCCTCTTCAATAACAATAACTACTATTTTTTGAAAGCAACTCATTTCTTGCAAACGACATGAAAATTGTCAAATctgcactgcctatgatcgcataattgccCCACATGTATAGGAAAGCCAGCAAATATAGGACGGATATGCGAACATAGGCAGTACATAGGAATCTAAGCTAAATTGAATGACAGACTTAGTCTATTGCCAGAAATGTTTCTGATTTGAAGTAACGAATCAGTTTCATCTTACGAGCAATATTTAATTCAGCTCGGTGCATTTGATCATCACCAGTTCCAAAGGATCCAGAACATGTATGCCGCCCGGCTTCATTCGTTTCGCGCCATACCACCGCGCACTAACAACTATGGGTGTTTTTTGGTTCTGAACTGTTGTAAAGCTGATGGTTTAGcaaatattttatgaaataacCAAGAGCTGAACCTATGCAAAAATATTGTGGGTTAGCcttactgcccctattcgcataaccgtcccatgtttgctgggtttcctattcacatgggactgttgtgccaaTGGGGGCAGCTTAGTCCACTTGAAAAACCCTTCGGGCTTTTTGGCATATCCAAGATAAACAAAGTACCCAAATGGGCAGTGGCAAGATTTTTACACccacgctggtggcctaaacgacCAGTAGCAACTATTTTGCCTcctagatttttgagaatttctttcaaacaaaattatTTCCATAATAGTAAACTCTGACACCTCGTCTAATTTCCACGGCTTAATGGGTTAAAATAGGGCACTGATTTATAATCGGGCTGGATTGGGTAGCCTATCAAGTTGCTAGAAATGATTGTGTGTAGCGGAATGAAGCATCCGATTGAAGAGGTAAACCATATCGGTGGCCGTGGGATGAAGGAGTGCTGAATGCTTAGGATGCATGGCAGCCGCTGCGAGGAACAGCAATGTCACTAAAGGAGCAGCAATCGTGGAAACGGGGTCTGATCCCGAGAGAGCATCATGTCCCGAAAGCCTTTAGTAGACCGACTATTACTGGTATCAAATTAGGTACCTGTCACCGATCCTCGAATTCCTCACTGAGTGAATGCAGACGGCGGTGCCTAAAAAATATTAATAGTAATCAGTTTCTAAACGTTAGTTAAGATTCGGACATACTTTTTTCGCTTCATTCCGCCTAGCAGACCAGCAATGCAAAGGGAGTGGCCGACAATCTCGACGACCAGAACCATCACTCACCAGTCTCGGAAGCGGAATACGGCCCTAGCTCTGGCTGCAAACGGCGGAGATACATTGCCTGTGTCAACTGCTTTGCTCCACTCGCTTTTCACACGGCCGGGTTGCTCCGGTTCCTTTCCTTCGGGATACGGTAGGCGGAGATCCTGTTTCCTCCCGACGATCAACTTTAATTGCGCGATTCACTGCAAGGGTTGCGATCTGTTTTGACGTTTGGCAACAAAATCGCTAGCTTTGTTTACGTCGATCGCATTAGATTGAAGAGATGTGAATAGTTTGAAAAAAGGATTTGAGATAGATTTTGGATGGAAAGCAGATGTCAAGATGGAAACGGATAATGCACAGTGCAAAAGATGCGTAAGATTTTTGGTAAAAATGTGATAATCTggatgtgtcgcccccctcgTGATATACgaccaactttaaaatatcgtaccaagtctctggagcgaaatttgtcaaaagtgagacaaagaaaaaagaaaaaaaaattgtttatctcctgttcttttctaacttccttcgcttccattgaagttgcttttttgctacttcatccagattctagctgttgtcctccgagttcctgatcaagtccaagtccgttgcctttctcatctgctccaccaatgcaccatgggaatggtgtgattaAACTAgcatttaaaccatgaaaaacaaaatagtttgggcatttcgaaggttgaaaatgatatgggatgcggatcagtggtaagcttggtggtgatgaacgtaggaattgatgcaggataagcaatgtttatataaatggtcgggaaacgtttcagaagaagagggaaacgagctgaaGTTtgccttgattgaaaaaaaaaaaaatggaacaatcaagataaccagattccattatctatttaacaacaccattccgataaacattccaacaacaaaaaaattccgttccgccaatcccgtccgacatgggtgtttaaaatgtattgatcatgaccgactcgagtctgttttggtcgaaatctattttgattgatataaacgtcatgtgctccaagccctgcgacagcactgacaaacttctttacagcttgtaggctttatataggcttacagggcttaatttagttcgcgcagaaaaaagcatggtaaaatcaaaaattcagccaaCTTTACATAGATCCTTGGAGCCGTCAGTATAAATAAGCTTGTAACCGTTCAACTTTGTtttaatattgttcgtgcagttgaaaatcgaaaTTTTGGACACGCGTAAATCGATTTCTCttttaaaccgtgtgtcggacatacgtcgggcacagtgcgctggatagaggaccaggtcCGCTGTCTAGCGCACTACggccgacgttaggtttcacgtatgcattttgagaaaattcgattgtcgggtgtggggaaacttcaggtttcaaccgcgacgacaataagcTCGTTGAAACGGGGTACCACCACCGGCGTCAtgttcgcgattttttccgcagtcaagttcgcagattgtgaacaatcctcggtactaactttacgtaatttatgttcagtcctttactgtcagagctctgtcagatcggtgtaacacgctaaatataatttacacaaaaggctatttacacggaaaaaatacacggtaatgaatatttattgggtaccggcctggacacagaaaatttaatggttttctttggtacatcgaggtcttgaaattagtctatggtaccaCAGTACAAGAATTCAGATTTTCTTTGGTTGGTGTATTTAGAGTCCATAAGATTTTAGGTGGAAAGAAGTCCCACGCTTCGTCTCCAACCCAGTGGACCGTGGACACCGGGGGGAGGATCTGGTGGGCGATCTGCTGGAGGAGCTTGTTTGCCTCTTTGAGGAGGAACACTTCCTCGTCATCCTCGCTCGTCTTTTCAAGAAAACAGGCTGCCCTGGAGCATACGGCTATTGCAAAAATGTGTCGAAATGGTAAGATACCGGCCTCGACGCACGCGGATGCTGCAGGTGTACATGGAAATAGGCCAGATAAAATACGGATGCAGCGGTTGAAAGTGGATGCAAGCTTCTTGATTACAGTTTCAGAGTTCCTGCATAGTAGTTCAGCACCATATAGTAGTTTGCAAATGACTGCCCGCGTGATACGTGGACCCACATCACGATTGTTTTTAGTGTGTTTGCTAGTGATAGTTCGTATAAGATTCAATCGACTCTCACATTCTTTTTTAATCCGATCACAGTGAGGCTGGAAACTTTAGGTGTCGGTCTAAGTGTATTCCGAGAATGCGGATGGTGGACTcgtaaggaatttcttctccatTGATGGTCGGCGGGTTCTTTTTAGCGCGATGTCTTCCAGAGCAAATGTGAGAGAATTGACTTTTTGATGGTGACAATTCGAATCCGTTAGAGAGTGCCCAGGAATGGACTGCATCGATGGCTCTTTGTAGTTTCTTGCGGATTAAAGCAGGCCTCTGTTATAAGGATAACAATGTCGTCCGCAAATACAAAATGAAGACTCCTTTTGGTAGGGATTCAAACACTCCGTTCATAGCGATAAGGAAAAGGGTTACCGCTAACACGGAGCCCTGAGGCACGCCAGTTTCCTCTGGAAAGTAGTTCGATTTTGTACTTCCGATGGACACCTGAAAGGTTCTGTTTGATAGGAAGTTACGGATAAAGGCGAAAGTATTGCCACCAATGCCCCAGCTAGCCAGTTTTTCCAGAACCGGCGGGGTCCAGATACGATTATATGCCTTCGAAATATCCAACGCAGCCAAGTCCACGTGGAGACTATTTTCAAGGGCGTCGTCCAGAACGTGGCCGAGTGTTGCGAAGTAGGTGCTCGTGCCACATCCTTGGCGAAACGCATGTTGCCGATGGTCCAGAAGGTCGTTGTCCCGAATAAATTAGTCTCCGATTCACCATTCGTTCCATAACCTTACTGCAGCAGCTGGTCAGAGAAATCGGACGGTATCCGTTAGGCTCGGTACGAATTGAGTTCTTTTTGGGAATGGGGATGACTAAACCACCgaccagctttccgggaaccctggctggggtccgaccttccggcattattaccgactttcggggtaatgattcacctggccttgcgggcaccaccagacagctcctcgcctgatggTTGCTTCgctcgcttctgcgattgcttgccccgtttgtcgcgagcaatcgcttccgccttattcggacttcctgcgaaggagaaggcctccgtttgggtaaacttcggcactttctcatttgcaggctccgctgctgcagcactcagcaacgcgagtgctgcgtgctcctgcttggcatcgtcgatcgacgccctaagtcgaagcatggccgttttcaggtccttgcttatgttcgacttagtggacgcaaagtcgatgattttgccaagctgctgctcagccacctctattgcggaccgtcctttggattcccggttgacggccctcaacaaccacgctccgtccataacctccaccggctggcttgccgggaagtggactggaacacccacgcttgagctgcgtactcccagcgcctatctcctcacttctccttgtcggagatctcatcaacccgcttcttgcgaaggggttgatctcaccactacttccacctaaattttgatttcttgaatttttgctaattttttcatcccacgagtcgcacgggaaataaggtccaccacgccagagccctgcattaacgcggtaagggacagcttactgtggggggtgcccggtaccccacaggctccgttaaagatcgagcatctttttcaccccctcgatcactcattcctcagcacgggtcgcttgacaccttgaattggggttagtagtcctattcttagccggcgactacgcggctgactcgcaagcggggggggagggggtgcgtCTGGCCCCAGGACTTTCATCCCTGCTGCCCCAAGTGCTGTGTCATCTGTCTTCTGTCAACTTGCTGATTGGCTGGCGACGACTTTAGCGATGGTTTCACTTGCAACGGGTTCAAATCTTCGCATTCGATAAGGGGGAAAACCGACAATATCCGACTTTAACCGCGTCTAACCTCTGCTGGGTTAACAGCAATAGAAGTGTATTCTCCCTGGCCAAAACcattgatttttttatgtttcaGAACAATTCTGACAATATTGCGCTACTTGACCGAGGATTGGACGAACTCGCTAGCTGCTCAGAACAACCATCCTGGATGAAATATTATGAAGACGTTACATATTTATTCAACAAGTGAGTGTATATAAAAAATATGTGGGTATGGGACATAAAAGTGGGTTGATTACATTTTTCTCTTTTTAGAATTAGAATCAAGACTGAAGATCtagtagaaattcatggatgTACTTCTCGGTTGGTGCTCAGTGAAAACGTCGATGGCAAGGAAAGAGTATGTTAAACACTGacatagatgattttttttttcaaatactagATTTGATTTTTAGGCAAAACTACACGCCAGAGATGTTTCTAGGATGATATCCAGTGTTCATAGTAATATTAAAGCTCTTAAATCATTTGCCAGAAGTAAGTATAGTACCTAAACCTTTGCATTATAGAGTCTTGTACCGCTTGGGCAAttgttcctattttgggcacttgcttctataactaagtcaatttaaggctttttcttgtgtcatcacaacggcttcttcagaatcatcatccaaattcaactttacacagtattgcactaatacacttacgtaagaaaatcgacgctcACCTTTTCTCTtaaattctccacttcacgcaaaatatttgggaaagaaatatagaacacactattccaattaaaattcCCTTTCCAACTATCTatgccacaaagaaatattttcactcaaacttaaAAATTATACAAATTTATTTCAACCGCACCAAGtgttcgatggcaatgtttaccacccaccacagtacaacgacgacggcagcagcgcgacgcgacggtgccgtctggcgcacaatcatcgatcattgaacgcagtgatgtcgatcttgcgggtcaattcatcaataaaatcaatcaaaatcattgaaatggtcaattcaaatttatcgattatgcgtcgtaaaatcgaaaactatttttcgaatgattattgttgtactttgaagTACATATGATAGtacttgagggcccatatagccgaggcggtaaacgcacgggtattcagcatgaccatgctgagggtgacgggttcgattcccggtcggtccaggatcttttcgtaaaggaaatttccttgacttccttgggcatagagtatcttcgtgcctgccacacgatatgcacatgcaaaatggtcattggcagaggaagctctcagttaataactgtggaagtgctcatagaacactaagctgagaagcaggctttgtcccagcgaggacgttacgccaagaagagagagagagagatgatagtaataaaagcaaataatttttatttgtgaaatctcctccgcactgtcctCCAACACTGCTgcttagggtgccaatgaaaatcgaattttcgaatttcgaaaacgggtagtgctcaaaagtttcgtctcctcaaaaaaagtccccatgcaaaatttcagctcaatcggacttcgctaagaggtggcccaaagcggtcaaagtttggctgttttgaaacacgaaaaataacccaagggatacatgaaaatttcgaaatcgaaaatttttttttgatgccaaatgccttaaaagtgcatgaaacgtcgagatctggtgttatctcaaaaaaatttttttggaaaaaacttgactttttggacttggagttgggggagtgaaatgaatttgaaatggaggatttgaatttagttgctgaaatattcatagcaatagtactggaaaatgtcttacatcatcgttggcaactgctagcttATTATATATGTTGGTCATAGTAACCCttgaattatttaagtttaataaATCATTCTAGTTTGTCATTCCGTTGCAACCACACGTGTTTTCCTTCAGGTTATGGGCCTGTGGCACCATAGCAACGGACAAACAATTGAAGAAAAATTTTTCGCCGATGTGAAGAATtgaaaatttcaagatttttatacAAGAAGAAAATTGATGTCGCTCCAGAGAACTCCAACACGAAGCATGAACGGTAGCAGCTCAGAAGCACTTCCAGGCGCCGGAGGTCCGGCCGGAACAGCAGGAGCAGGAAGCCAGCAAGCGGATTCCGTTGGAGGAGCACCGGTGGCGACGAATTCAAGAATCCTACCAGCGGGAGGAAGCCTATCGTTGCCATTGGCGGAGCGGTTACGAGGGCAGGAAAACTACAGCTCCTGGTCCTTCGCAATCAAAATGGTGATGATCCGAGAAGGTACGTGGGCGGCCATCAAGACGGACAACCCGACGGAAGAGCTTTCGGAGCGTGCGCTTGCAACCATTTGTTTGAGCATCGATCCGACGAACTACAGCCTTGTCCAGAACGCTGCAACGGCCAAGGAAGCATGGGACAGTTTGAAGGCTGCATTCCAGGACAGCGGATACATCCGGGAATTCGGACTACTTCGGCAACTGACCAGAGTAAAATTAGTGGATTGTGCTACGGTGGAGGACTACGTCAACCAGCTGATGTCCACCAGGCACAAACTGGCGCAGATTGGCTTCGAGGTGAACGATCGGTGGATGTCCAGCATTCTGCTGATGGGCTTGCCGAAACAGTATGAGCCCATGATCATGGGCCTGGAAGCGTCCGGGATCCAGATGCGAGCAGATACGATACGTGCGAAGATACTGCAGGATGTAAAGTGGCCTGACGACTCTGGAAGCGAGTCTGGACGGGCGTTCTATGGCCAACCCGGAGCGAAGCCAAAGTCAACGAAACCGAACAAGAGCAACGTGAAGTGTTTCCGGTGTAACCAGCCGGGTCATTACGCCTCAGAGTGCCAGCGAGAAGGCAAAATGGAACCACGAGGACACCGCAGCGGCGGGCAACAAGCACCGAAGAAGTTCGACAGACACTCGGCGTTCATGGTCCAACATCGTCGTGGAAATCCGGGTGAGTGGATTTTCGATTCCGGCACGTCGTCCCACATGTGTCGCGAAAAAGCAATCCTGAAAGAAGCAGAAGAGGTGAGTGATAGTGTCATAGTTGCAAACAACATGGAGACACCAGTCGTTGCTAAGGGCAACGTGGTAATCAAAGCCGACTTGGGTGATGCAACCGAAGTGCTCGATGTTTCGGAAGTGCTGTGCATTCCGGAACTGGCGATGAATCTTTTATCCGTGCACAAGATCTGCAGTCGTGGTCATCAGGTGGTGTTTTCCAAGGACGTGTGTGAAGTTTTCGACCAGACCGGTCGGATTGTGGCTGTTGGTGATCAGCAAGGCGGACTATATCGTCTCCGCCAAACCGGAAGAAATGTATCGTGCATCGCGACGCCCAAGGAGGACATCGGATTATGGCATCGCCGCATGGGGCACTTGAATGCACACAGTTTGAAGCAACTTCGCAGTATGGTCTGTGGTGTGC includes:
- the LOC109416319 gene encoding uncharacterized protein LOC109416319 isoform X2; amino-acid sequence: MAQRNMTDLFFMLRNNLLYSRNVYSDTNNSDNIALLDRGLDELASCSEQPSWMKYYEDVTYLFNKIRIKTEDLVEIHGCTSRLVLSENVDGKERAKLHARDVSRMISSVHSNIKALKSFARRKSTSRVALSMPTHVDNIRSRNQ
- the LOC109416319 gene encoding uncharacterized protein LOC109416319 isoform X3, which encodes MAQRNMTDLFFMLRNNLLYSRNVYSDTNNSDNIALLDRGLDELASCSEQPSWMKYYEDVTYLFNKIRIKTEDLVEIHGCTSRLVLSENVDGKERAKLHARDVSRMISSVHSNIKALKSFARRKSTSRVALSMPTSYR